A genomic window from Sphingomonas oryzagri includes:
- a CDS encoding acyl-CoA dehydrogenase: MDDAEFLDPFARLLDGVSSPAQVRAAQGGAGISALWSAISESGFLDALVPEEAGGVGLTLRAVGSLVEGLGARATPAPVAETMVARALLAEAGVATPAGPIVLATGSASRVPLAMVAEHVLLDTGRALLLCRLDEGNRRSAGVPGSLAADLAVSGWQTIERPADGLRPIAAVLRAAQIAGAASRLLDMTVAYANERSQFGKPIGKQQAIQQQLSVMAEKMVMARMAARIGTGYALLPTPAAAATAKSVASAAAVDIAAIAHAVHGAIGISEEHDLQLFTRSLHEWRAADGSESYWSAILGRARLADEASTSADFIRTLSSPA; encoded by the coding sequence ATGGACGACGCCGAATTCCTCGATCCGTTCGCACGACTGCTCGACGGCGTTTCGTCGCCCGCTCAGGTGCGTGCCGCGCAAGGCGGGGCGGGGATCTCCGCCTTGTGGAGTGCGATTTCCGAAAGCGGCTTCCTCGACGCATTGGTGCCGGAAGAGGCGGGAGGTGTCGGCTTGACCCTCCGCGCGGTCGGGTCGCTCGTCGAGGGGCTGGGCGCTCGCGCGACGCCCGCTCCCGTCGCGGAGACGATGGTCGCCCGCGCGCTGCTCGCCGAAGCCGGCGTCGCGACCCCCGCAGGGCCGATCGTGCTCGCGACCGGGTCGGCGTCGCGCGTGCCGCTGGCGATGGTCGCGGAACATGTGCTGCTCGATACGGGACGCGCGCTGCTCCTGTGCCGGCTGGATGAGGGCAACCGGCGATCGGCGGGCGTGCCGGGCAGCCTTGCCGCCGATCTGGCCGTCAGCGGGTGGCAGACGATCGAACGCCCTGCCGACGGCCTTCGCCCGATCGCGGCGGTGCTGCGGGCCGCGCAGATCGCCGGAGCCGCCTCCCGCCTGCTCGACATGACCGTCGCCTATGCCAACGAACGCAGCCAGTTCGGCAAGCCGATCGGCAAGCAGCAGGCGATCCAGCAGCAACTCTCCGTCATGGCCGAGAAGATGGTGATGGCGCGCATGGCGGCGCGGATCGGGACGGGCTACGCGCTGCTTCCCACGCCCGCCGCTGCCGCGACCGCCAAGAGCGTCGCCAGCGCCGCCGCCGTGGACATCGCTGCGATCGCGCACGCCGTGCATGGTGCGATCGGCATCAGCGAGGAGCATGACCTCCAGCTCTTCACCCGCAGCCTGCACGAATGGCGCGCGGCGGACGGATCGGAGAGTTATTGGTCTGCCATCCTTGGCCGTGCGCGACTGGCCGACGAGGCCTCGACGAGCGCCGATTTCATCCGCACGCTGTCCTCGCCCGCCTGA
- a CDS encoding crotonase/enoyl-CoA hydratase family protein — MTDLILVEQTEAIRTITLNAPERRNPISDIAMVDALCDAMKAADTDPVVRVVVLTGAGSAFSSGGDVKKMAPGQGLRDALPVRTRSNYREGIQRLPILFQSLDVPVVAAVNGPAIGAGCDLACMCDVRIAGESAKFAESFVKVGLIPGDGGAWLLPRIVGFSKACELALTGDVIDAAEALACGLVSRVVPDADLLPTARAMAERIAANPPHAVRLTKRLLREGQTASLTGLLELSAALQALVHATGDHDEAVRAFTERRTPVFKGA; from the coding sequence ATGACCGACCTCATCCTCGTCGAGCAGACGGAGGCGATCCGTACGATCACGCTCAACGCGCCCGAGCGGCGCAACCCGATCTCGGACATAGCGATGGTCGATGCGCTGTGCGACGCGATGAAGGCGGCCGATACCGATCCCGTCGTGCGTGTCGTGGTGCTGACCGGCGCAGGGAGTGCCTTCTCCTCCGGCGGGGACGTCAAGAAGATGGCGCCGGGGCAGGGCCTGCGCGACGCTCTGCCGGTCCGCACGCGGAGCAATTACCGCGAGGGCATCCAGCGCTTGCCGATCCTGTTCCAGTCGCTCGACGTGCCGGTGGTCGCGGCGGTCAACGGCCCGGCGATCGGCGCGGGCTGCGACCTCGCCTGCATGTGTGATGTCCGCATCGCGGGCGAGAGCGCGAAATTCGCCGAGAGCTTCGTCAAGGTCGGCCTGATCCCCGGCGATGGCGGCGCCTGGCTGCTGCCGCGCATCGTCGGCTTCTCGAAAGCCTGCGAGCTGGCGCTGACCGGCGATGTGATCGACGCGGCCGAGGCGCTGGCCTGCGGCCTCGTCTCGCGCGTGGTGCCCGATGCGGATCTGCTGCCGACCGCCCGCGCGATGGCGGAACGGATCGCCGCGAACCCGCCGCACGCCGTGCGCCTCACCAAGCGGCTGCTGCGCGAGGGGCAGACGGCGTCGCTGACGGGGCTGCTGGAATTGTCCGCCGCGCTGCAGGCGCTGGTCCATGCGACCGGCGATCATGACGAGGCGGTACGCGCCTTCACCGAGCGGCGCACGCCGGTGTTCAAGGGCGCTTGA